cggttaaaaGTGTtcgaaactaaattccaagaccttcaatttggtatataatatatccccaaaaagacctcatatagcacacgaaatgtattgctcaaaaagcttcgtTACAAGGTAAATCTTTAGTCGGTTTTCCCGCAACTTAAAtctgatttttcccaaactttatattttatatccaaacatcatatatatagtcatattatgactttacactcacttaaatcatgattaacaagtctcatattcattatacctCACCTTGGGATGCACAGGATGTAACATAAAACTTGGCATTGACTATATATATTGTTAACTAAACTTTCAACTAGGAAAACTTCAGTACTACTTACAAATCCTATATAATAATACAAATCTCTGCATTACTTGTCACTGAACTAAACACTGAAAAAAATTTACACTAAGTTTATATTATGTAACTAGTCTGATAATATCTCAAGTTGACTGATATCGTACTGTTTTACGTGATtaggaaaaaaaattctttccaaTTGTTTGTTAAATGCCTAAATAAGGGCTGAAGTGGCAATTTCTGGTAAAGATAAATTTGGCCTAACCAATCGTCCAATAAAGAAGTGTGTTTGACCAAAAATATGTGTGGGTGCTAAGATGAAGCGACTTTGCCGCTAAATGGTGGAGACACCAAAAACAAGGCTAAAAGAGACGATTTTTGCTGTCTTAGTCAAACTTGCCGTTGTAATATATGATCCAATGAATGATACCACAGATGAACTGCTTCCGAAATTTGTTATATTATCGTTATTTAGTTCAAATATCTCTTAAATAGAATAAGCATACAAAATAAGAGTGACCGGCGAGAATCTTAGTTGAGAAACCCAACATGCATCCAACTCATTGACTCCGATCAAATTTTCGTATGAAAGAGTTTGAAACTAGCATTATTTAAATGCTCGAACTCTGTGGTGATTTAAAGAAGATGCGCTGTACGCATAACTCCGAGAGATTCTCCTACCCTTTcaaaccaaaaatcaaaaattgactcTTCATCAACGTCGTTTGCTGCAGCAACAATAGAGAATAACAAGTGGAAATAGGGTCATCATCTTATCATGTATAGCTAGCTATATTTGTTTTCACAATGCCGTTACTGCATTGGCCTAGAAATTTCTCTGTTTTTACCAGCCTGCAGTTTGGTGAACGGTTTTCACACACTTAATAACATTTAAACAGCTTGATACTGACAGCCCTTTTGGTTTCTAAAATATCATAAGGCCTCTTGGTCTCCTTCACATGTTCAACCccaattattatataaaaaaagcCCTTGTAGTGACAAACATATGTAAAACTGAAAGCTGCAAGTGTTAGTATACATAAACTTTCTGCAACGTCTAAGTAAAACACTTGGATGCTGACTTAGATCAAGTTGAGCCATTTTTCCACAAAAGTTCAATAATCATCAGAAAACACTAATAttgattttaaaagaaatcaTCACAACCTTTTAATTCTATATAATAAATAGCAAAATATACTATACAGTCAAAAGTACCACGCTCACTAATTAGTTTCATAGATTATGCAATCATTCCGATGAAAGAAATCCTCATTTATCCACTAACAATTTCCTTCTACTGCTAAACCCTCCGTTGTAAAGTTAAAGTTACCCCCAAGGCACTCCCCCCGCATCCTTACTCTCTTAAATAACAATTGGCAGCCCCTACCATTTCCTCCCAAGTATCACCTTGCTTCCAACAAAAGAGACACAAGTCTTAACACATAATGTTACACAAGGTTTCCCAACAATCCATTGACTAGAAAGTAATCCAGTGAGGTCCATCATCAATTCCATATGTGCATAAAATTGGAGAAACAAAAGTATTTTTGTAACAAAATTTATTATTCAACATCTGAGCAAGCTATGCTCTCTTGTTAACATAATATTTAACTACAACACCCTGAAAGTATCCACCAAATAAGTAGTAACTTAAGGCCACCAACGGAGAACTTGGGAAGACACTAGGGCAATCTATTCAGAAGAGGAGAACTTCGCATAATAACAAAACAGCTGCAATCGCTTCCAGAGTTTTACCATTATTTTCGTCATCATTTGAAGAAACCAACCAACAATTCTCAATTCCTTCAGTTAAAGAAAAACCAAGCCACAAGAACCtgagatttaaaaaaataaggtaaaacttatttctcaatttttgaaAGAGACTTGCACAAGTATGAAGACTAGAGTACTGTAATGGTATACCACATATTTAAACAAATAACTGCCACCCGTCAAGCTGCAGGTATCCTGCAAGTGAAGCAGCATGAGCAGGCGTTTGTCATGTAAACCTGTGGATAAAGAGTCCAGAATGAGAACAGAATACAATGAATATAGATCCGGAAGAAACGAAAAACATAAGATGTATAAATCGGTAGTAGAAAAAATGCCCCAATACTGTTCCCCTTCAGATAGATCACGATACCATCAGATAAATTCATTCGACTTAAAAATTCCCCCTCTACAGGCCAGTAAGAGTGCTTTTTTGGGGGGGCTTTTTTCTTAGGAAGGTGGGGAGGGGCAATTGTCACGGTGATGAAAAAACGTTAGAGGAAACAAAACACAAGAAATTATGATAGTAAACTCATGAGCAAAATTGTTACCTAAAATACATCACAACACATGAGAGCCCTAGATGAGTCCATCAACAGTCGGAGAGCATAGGGTCTGGGAGAATGCCTGCAGCACCACAAGTTTTGCTCAGATATTCGCAAAACACTAACTATAGATGGAAAATTTTAACTgtaaactaaaaaagaaaattttgactGTAACTTTCGACCTTAATCTGCTTATTAAACAGCTTCAACCTACAAACAAGCTCACTGATCAAACTTCATCTCTGTATATCTGCAAAGAACAATAgatgaattcaaaatttaaaatggttaattaaacaaaaaaattcaTGTAATTAAGCAAAAAGGGAAGGCTGGAAATAGAGCCTCATTTCAGAAATGTTGAATATAAGCTTGCCTGCGAGGATTCTTCTGACGCTGACCTAAGTCGTCATTTGAGAGCTCTGAGAGATGAAATGGGGCATACAAGATAAGTGATATAGGTCCACAGATATGCAGGAGCAGAGCAAATTATGCAAAAACTAGAACACAAGCACCACATATCTCACCTGGTCTCTGTTGGGGATTGCATTCATTATTTGGTTTACCGGTATTGTTCTCTTTGCTGCAAAGGAAGCGATTGTTAAGTTTCTTTTCCACTTTTTACAACCATAATCAAAAAATGCCTGCTACATGCATAGCTGCAATATTTTACAGAACCAAAAAGTCACTTTCTCACAGACAAATTGTAATAACAAATGACGTTGATAGGTGAGAATGGATGACAAATCCACAAACCAGTAACTGTCGATGAAGACTGAATAAAGACATTGCACAAGCAGAACTCTCTCAGAGATTATGCTCCTTAGACTAAACTTACAATAAATATCCATAAATAGCCAAAACAACAAAATGGATCCCTCAAAACTTTTGGTTGCAATTGTACAGGCTTTACCATTTGCTTTTCGAGCTAAGCAACCAGGACAAGTTTTTCTTCGAGAGAAAAATATGGGTCACATTAGTCTTGACACTCGTCATGCTATCAGAGTTCACACATCATGAGTAAGCCGTCGCAGAACAGACAATAGCGACATCTCCATTAAGCAAAACAAGGCAAGAGAATAATGTATATGCAAAGGAATGAAAGAAACATGTGGAACAAGTATGATACACACAAGCCAGCACGAAGAAGAATACTAATGAAACGGGGAATATCCTGAAATGGAGGTGAGAATACTGACCTTGGAGCAGCAGTGAGAGAAGATATTTGCCCAGATGGGCGAGCATTATAAGCACCATCAACAGCAAAATATGGCGAACAGTATGTTGCACCTAATGCTCCAGCAGCCCCAGCTAAAACTGGCAACCTGACAATTGAAAACCAACATCATTTAAAAATTACCCAATATAGGAAAACCAGGGTATCAATATTTATGATTAAATGAACAGAGGTAAAATAATATACAACGATTCAGATGGAAAATATGGTTTCACTCCATAGACGTGCCATTCATCCCATCCACAACTGGGTAAATGATGGAAAATGCCTAAGTAATAAAATCTCCATACAGCACATGGAAGTTACACTCATCTTTCCCTGGTCGCATTGGCATAAAAGCTTACCATGTCATCTCAGAATTCCCCAAACCACCACCAACATATCCAGGAAAGGCCATGCCAACAGCAGGAACTCCAATGCCACCGCGGTGCTGTCCCCCGAATTGCATGACTGCAAATTCACAAGAGAGGAAAACTAAGTGTCACTCGGAAGCTGGAGGtaaaaaaatgattttcctttAGGAATATGCACCAATATAATTACCATAATGTACCAATAACAAACCAACATTCTTGATAAATATCACATGGCTCAATATAACTACAGCATAATCTTGCACCAATATAATGACCATAATCTATCAATAATAGACAACATTCTTGATAAATATCACATATGGCCCAATTTAACTATAGCATaacctatatctatatctatgcTAACagatcggaaacagtctctctgcccttccagggtaggggtaaggctgcgtacatcctaccctccccagaccccacttgtaggatttcactgggttgttgttgttgttgttgttgtatatctaTGCTAATAGAAAAGTGGGATACCCACTAAATAAAAAGTTGAATGACCAAATGCCCATAAAAAGTCGATGAACGTTTATGCCCCTTAAGAACTAAATTATTCATTCAACATTAAtgtaaaaaaatataaactataAACTATAAAGTTTGTCTTCGAATTTAAAAGTGTCTTGAAGCTTTAAAGAATTTAAAATGACATGTTTATGTGAAATCTTTATATTTTCTAGAGTTAACCTTTTAAATTCCATAATGTTTATCATATTTTCCGGGACTTATCAAAATACTGAATATTACTATAAAATTCTGAATATTACAATATTACCCAAAAGAAATTCACTTTTGGAAAATATAATGAAGTATTTGAAGAATATAAAAGTCGATCAACATTTCAGGGTAATTTTAGTCTATCAACATTTCACCTAAAGTAGCGGGCCAAATAATTCCCAATGTTAAACTACATTTGTCACAACATGTTTTCTCACACGAACAACTATATGTTGCACTATCAAGAGCTAGGGATATCAATGTCAACAACAAAAGTTCTGTCCATGATAGAACAACCAAAGTGATGAAAGTAAATATACACCAAAAACATCATCCTCGCAGGTTCAAATAATATCCAATCATTTTGGTTCAAGAATTGTAATGCAATAACATTGACTTTAGATGCTGCATTGTTTCCCCGCCGATGACCTTATAATGAATCTTTTTACTTGTATATAATAATTTCCCAAAAATAAATTGAGTGAAAGAGTACTGCACGAACCATTCTCCAAGGGGCACATACAGATGATGTTTATTAAAGAATGTTATACGAATCATAGTAATTATAAAAAGGTCTTACCTGGCAAAAAGGTTGGTGTTGCAGGAAAGTTCTGATCGCCACCACCAACACTTCCAGGTGCACCCATAACCTGAGCTCCGCCATGCAGAACCGATCCCCTTCCAGTGCTCTGAAGAGTGCCTTTTCCTTTTGCAACCATAGCACTCTTTGATTTACTTGAATCCAAAGAAGATTCAATCTCTCTAGTTTCAGAGATAGACTGTCCAGTTTTTGGGGGAGATGAACCTTGAGATCCAGTACCAGATCGCTGAGCAAACTGCTGACCAGCAACCTGGAAAGAAGGTTGTCCTCGACTTTGAACAGGATTTCTATGAGTAGAGGAGAGGTTTGTCGGCTGAGAAACTCGGTTGAATTGGTTATTTATTACAGGAGATTGGTAGTTTACAAGTGGCATTGCATTAAATCCTCTTCCTTGGCCTCTCAATGGCTGAGATTGAGTAGGATTTATTGTTGAGGAGCCAGGAGGCAACTGCAAACCAGATGATGGTTTCGCAGCTACTGCAGTAATAGGATCAGCAATATTAAGCTTGTCAAGGCTAATAGAATCACCAACATTCTTCCCTCGCAGCACTACAGTTGATCGTGCAGCAGCAGAACTATCTCCTAAAACAGAAGGCTGAGCACTGCGGCTACTTGTCCCGGTTTGCAACTCTCTCTTGTCCATTGTAGTGATTCCCTTAGTGGAGGAACTAGAGGGGTAAAATGGAGGAGAAGCAGAATTCAAGCTTGACACAAAGCTTAGCTTAGCAGCTGCCACTGCATCATTTTCTACATTTGATACAGGAGTAGATGCTTTGGCTGTGCTGTGATGTGAAAGTTTCTCAGCTGACAGACCAGATCTGAAAATTTCAATTTGATGAAGAACATTAAGAAGAATCCTTGCGGATGAGGAAAAGGAGAAAATTAATTGAATTGACACTCACTGTTTGTTTGGTGGAGGTGGTGCACCAATGTTGTCCTTAAATGAGGGCCGATACCTTCTAGGACCCCTGCCTCGCATACCCTTTGAAGTATTATTTTGAATCTTCTGATTATTATCGTTGCCCTGAATGTTGTCATTGATGTCAGCTTTGGGTCTTCGTGCTCGCACAGTTCCACGTTCAGGCCCTCGCCCTCTACCTCGTCCACGATAACGACCCCTTGAAGCCCTCCTACCCTGAGGATTTTGATAGAATAGTATTGATATAGCAACACAAGttatgcaaaagactaggaaaaaAGATAAGCAAAAACGAAGAAGCATGTGGCTATAAGCATTCACCTCTTCATAATTCCTCTCCTCCACGCTCAATTCTTCGAACTTGTCATGTCCCCATTTCCGATCATCTTTTGATTCCCATAACTTCCTTCCACCAAAAGTTCGCCTAGCAAAACAATTATACAACAATATCAAAATGTGCTCATTATTAATAGAAGAGCATTTGTAACATGTCAGGTTTGTGCATTTAAGAGAGTGAGATAACAGTAAGACCCATAAAGTGGTACATAGAAGCAACTTGAAAAGCAGTTTATGTTGTTCAGCACATTACCAGCACTGTCCGCAACGCCAATACTTAGAAGGGGTCAAAAAGTATGCCTATTCTGAAATACTCTTACGACTTACAGTTTGATCAAAATCTTCGACTTTGAGAGGAAAGAAAGAAATGCAGATTGAACTCATCTACGAGTGATCATGCATACCAGTATCCAATCACTTCCATCAAATACTATCAAAACTCATGCTTTGCAGCAGCATCACTTAGAAGAAACATTCCACTTTACAAAACTTAGTTATGATCCCAACTTTCATTGCACTTGTAATTTCCAATTCTTTAGAAAGTTATATTTAGAATTAACGATGAAAAACACAATCGCTAAACAATAAATTTAGTGCTTCTGCGGAAACATTGAAGATTGCAAACATGAAATTTGATATCTCATTTGCACTTGAAGAACGGTACAGGTTGTGTGGTGATGTTTTCGAACAAACCAAGCATCCATATAAAGAGGTTGCAATGCAGCTAACAAAAAAACATTAGACAAAtgcaagaaaaaaaattaaagcaGAGAAAGAATGATGTAGGTGTTTATTCTATGGTCAAGGGTACATGCAATGTTATCCCTAGTCTTCAATCACTACCTGATCATTTTGGTGTTCTAGATAAAATGCACAGGTCAACAATGACATATTCAGAATATCATTCTCACTTAGGGAACAGCTACATACCTGGATTCAGGAACAAAACCTACACGATTTGTAtaaaatgtaaatatccagtaccgGTACTTGTAGTTTTCTGCTGATTTTCAGTGTAATTTGAAGAATCCACCCAAAGCACTCATACCCATGTCACACCTATTTGATATGGGTAAACTAAGGATCCAAATTGAGAGGTTCCCATTAAACAAAGTGACGGGAAAAAAATATATCAGATAAGCAAAATTACAACGAGGGATAGCGTGACTTTGGGTATTTCACCCTTCTTAGTTGAATGGTCTAATTTGTCTGAATATCCAAAAGATACTGGAAGAGGACTTACACTCAACTTTACCCCGATCTTcactttttaaagaaaatattaagATTTTGAAATCTTCCACGCTTCATTGCACAAAAGAAATAGAGCATCTATATTTCACTTTCTCTTGTCTTCACTTTTTAAAACTTTGTGTTAAGCACTCATGCTCTTCATTTATcaatttcataacttctttttcattcactccctctgtttcaaattagatgaggtactttcttttttagtttgttccaaaataaatgacacatttctaaatttggaaataattcaactttaaactcttcattttacccattttacccttaatgagaagcttttataaccacacaaatatcatggccccacaaagcttttaccccttaagcttttaagaccacaagtttcaaaaaccttcttttttttcttaaactctgtgccgagtcaaactaactcctctaaattgaaacggagggagtagtatccAACAGTTCTATATATAAAAAATGGATGGTAAAGTTATTATCTTCTCGTGAGGAAAGCTACAAGAGTTCACGGTGTACAGGCCTTCATTGTGTATTAATTTTAACTACAACGTCCTATCTTCCACAAATACCCCAACCCCTTTTCTGATGGAATAAAATGTAAGAGTTGACCAATGAATAACATGTACTAAAGGAAAAGGAACATGATGATGTTGAAGTCAAAGAGACACGGACAGAATCAGGTACAAACAAAAGGCAtcccggtgcacaaagcatctcaCATTCACGCAGGATCCGAAGAAGGGCCGcacaagcattagtggctgcttccacggctcAAACCAGTGACTTATAGGTCATAAGgaaacaactttaccgttgctccaagggtCCCCTCAAAATCAGGTACaaacttgggggggggggggggatgttgTGGCTAGAACCATTTCTGTCAACATATTCAAAAAACTCGTAAGTGTCAACTGAAGGAGCAGAGGACACGTGTAGCTTGACAAGAGGAAAATATTATTCTGCGGAGGGATGTTCATACGGTGGGAAGAACGCTCTGCATGTGTGAATAAATCCAAGAAGTGCCAGAGACTGAAGATGATTCTGATGAATTTTATACAATAAAGAGTGATGCTCTTGATTTAGAATAATTGGTAGAATGGAATCCAACATGCGTGGTCAATGAAATATTTCAACCATCGGAACAATGGACACTAGGGAAGTTATGGGTGACATCAAACGGGACTAAGTTGTGGGATATGCAAATTAATGGCCCAGAAGGACCAGAGATGCACAGAAGAAAGTGAACAACCAATGAAGAAACTCTAGCAGACAAAAAGAGGGAAAAGAACAAGTAATGGTTCATTATCTACATGCTACCCGTAGTCTTAAGCCAGAAAAGAAAAGCAGCAGCTAGCATTACCAGTACAATTATTCCGACAATATCTTAGATATACaggataaagtagctaatgcataaTTAGCATAAAACAATAGAATCTTTTAGCTGTCAAATGACTAAATTCAGCGAATTCACAACAATCAAGGTTTAAACactgattttattttaataacattTAAGTCCTCAAGCACCAATTTTATAGACTCAGAATACGTCAAACCATCTGACATCTAATCTTCAAAAAGCAATACAATTCCATATTACTACTCCCTGTAATCCATTTTATGTGGCAGAAAACTCTTTAATATTAAAAcatctcattttacccttaacaAGACGCTCTTACAGCCACAGAAATGCCATAGcatgtttaagaccacaagttgTAGCGATACATTTGTAGCAAAAGCCTTTCTTGAACTACGTGGCCAATCAAACACCTCCATataaaataaaatggagggagtatttAAAAAGCACACTCTAAACATTAAGCAGTAATTCAACTCagaaaaaataaaccaaaagctTCCAGAAACTAACATTATAGCTAGATATACCAGGCTCGAAACATTCTCTTTTTCTGAGTCATCCTACCTTTATCAAATTAGAAAAGTTCATGGAGATGCAACTACACTAATCAGGTGTTAATGGAACCTGACATTGtagaaaaattaagaaaatgtgTTCTCCCACTACAAAAAAAGCAGTATGGACAAAAACCTTTGACCATTGTGCAGACATTTGGTAAGACAAGGCTCTCTTGGTGCTTTTCCTTGCATTCTTCCATTCAATTAACTTATGAGTGATAACTAATGGAAAAGACCCTCAATCTCCAACCATAATAGCGGAGGTCCAAGTAACCAAGGATAAAATGTTTAAAAGGCCACCGTCGAGCTCTTAGTTAGGGCAGTTTAAGCAACTGGGatttactaaattaaaaaaaaaagattacatTAGAAAAAGGTTCTTCCACTCAATAAATTTGAGTTAAAGTATGATCAACCTTCTCTTCTAGATCTATAAG
This DNA window, taken from Nicotiana tabacum cultivar K326 chromosome 4, ASM71507v2, whole genome shotgun sequence, encodes the following:
- the LOC107800827 gene encoding protein MLN51 homolog, with amino-acid sequence MASAGEAEAEYESDPEEAKLSLKMRRREASDDEEEEEREPEERENPHQRIESDGESEGQGAAADYDEEEEEYDDEEYGEDEEDEYEEAGGIVGDGHEESVTEDVEVVAEGADGVKVVVGEGTGSGQGIADGNENNVLPGEEEEKKENEPFAVPTAGAFYMHDDRFRDNAGGRHRRTFGGRKLWESKDDRKWGHDKFEELSVEERNYEEGRRASRGRYRGRGRGRGPERGTVRARRPKADINDNIQGNDNNQKIQNNTSKGMRGRGPRRYRPSFKDNIGAPPPPNKQSGLSAEKLSHHSTAKASTPVSNVENDAVAAAKLSFVSSLNSASPPFYPSSSSTKGITTMDKRELQTGTSSRSAQPSVLGDSSAAARSTVVLRGKNVGDSISLDKLNIADPITAVAAKPSSGLQLPPGSSTINPTQSQPLRGQGRGFNAMPLVNYQSPVINNQFNRVSQPTNLSSTHRNPVQSRGQPSFQVAGQQFAQRSGTGSQGSSPPKTGQSISETREIESSLDSSKSKSAMVAKGKGTLQSTGRGSVLHGGAQVMGAPGSVGGGDQNFPATPTFLPVMQFGGQHRGGIGVPAVGMAFPGYVGGGLGNSEMTWLPVLAGAAGALGATYCSPYFAVDGAYNARPSGQISSLTAAPSKENNTGKPNNECNPQQRPELSNDDLGQRQKNPRRYTEMKFDQ